Proteins co-encoded in one Stomoxys calcitrans chromosome 5, idStoCalc2.1, whole genome shotgun sequence genomic window:
- the LOC106083752 gene encoding uncharacterized protein LOC106083752, giving the protein MGRKAEYSEKVKKGPGRKARKQGAPTFPKKSFAPMEEEQKTLSHRQKQRLAKREKTKKLIKEKQKLSKEKKLQSRKQKEYNSDSEEEEQEQQILNGNDNAEETDESEEEQTVHPKGSKKNGKGAKGFTDENQEWLKPKQAKGNKKQKIVEEEEDEDDDDPEDSDDDEEESGDNDDEVEESEDDDEKVEESDDEGIEGDESEDEQHVKLGKLDDLSDDDEEENSDDDFDVSDNENNEEEDDSDDNEMDDDDEDLLPIEKANKKLKKREAKEAKLAAEEMQMSVDQQEIFQFPEEDEEKEITLQEVQQRIKDVTLVLSDFNKYRHPDRPRSDYMDLLRKDLCMYYSYNDFLMGKLMDMFPLSELMEYLEASEVARPLTIRTNTLKTRRRDLAAALINRGVNLDPLGKWTKVGLVIYSSQVPLGATPEYLAGHYMIQGASSMLPVMALAPQENERILDMCSAPGGKGSHIAAVMKNTGVLFANDANKDRIKAVVANFHRLGVVNSIVSCEDGAKFRQIMTGFDRILLDAPCTGTGVVSKDPSVKTTKCAVDVQRCYNLQRKLLLTAIDCTDAKSSSGGYIVYSTCSVLPEENEWVIDYVLKKRNVKLVPTGLDFGVEGFTKYRQYRFHPSLNLTRRYYPHTHNMDGFFVAKLKKFSNTIPVSKEQQEEDEKQLDDGIATANEDNVTLLNADDQENEDGKNKKSGKRAGKPVLSDYDLAAKKQKLEQSKTKYIAKVFEPPVKVPKKKNESPVQEQQKKDGKGKDNSTEAISTEKGKLKSVEKVLVGDKQKPSEKQLKNKNQTENKQQHQEKQKLPNEKKVLAEKNKQQKSGKKQPVETPKEKNQQSGKPSEQKPQNKKKLKKDQTTNGHFLASQNKNSTSKDIDHDSSSLLEGKPIKQNKLKQKSKQMGKLKKN; this is encoded by the exons ATGGGTCGCAAAGCTGAATACAGTGAGAAGGTTAAAAAGGGGCCCGGACGTAAGGCGCGCAAACAAGGAGCGCCAACTTTTCCCAAAAAGTCATTTG CTCCAATGGAGGAAGAGCAAAAAACGTTGTCCCATCGTCAGAAACAGCGATTGGCCAAgagagaaaaaaccaaaaaactgaTAAAGGAAAAACAGAAGCTGTCAAAGGAAAAGAAACTCCAAAGCCGTAAGCAAAAGGAATACAACAGCGACAGTGAAGAAGAGGAGCAGGAGCAGCAAATATTGAATGGTAATGACAATGCGGAAGAGACCGATGAATCTGAAGAAGAGCAAACAGTCCATCCCAAGGGCTCGAAGAAAAATGGCAAAGGTGCTAAAGGTTTTACGGATGAAAATCAGGAATGGTTAAAACCCAAGCAAGCAAAGgggaataaaaaacaaaaaattgttgaagAAGAGGAAGATGAGGACGATGATGATCCTGAGGacagtgatgatgatgaagaagaaAGTGGGGATAATGATGATGAAGTTGAAGAAAGtgaggatgatgatgaaaaAGTAGAAGAAAGTGATGATGAAGGCATAGAAGGAGATGAATCTGAGGACGAGCAACACGTTAAATTAGGAAAATTGGATGATTTATCTGACGATGATGAAGAAGAAAATTCGGATGATGACTTTGATGTTTCCGACAATGAAAATAATGAAGAGGAGGACGACAGTGACGACAACGAaatggatgatgatgatgaagatttGCTACCAATCGAAAAagccaataaaaaattaaagaaacgtGAAGCTAAGGAAGCCAAGTTGGCTGCCGAAGAAATGCAAATGTCCGTTGACCAAcaggaaatttttcaattccCAGAAGAAGATGAAGAAAAGGAGATAACATTGCAGGAAGTGCAACAACGTATTAAGGACGTGACTCTAGTTTTATCGGACTTTAATAAATACCGCCATCCAGATAGACCTAGAAGCGATTACATGGACTTGCTGCGCAAAGATTTATGCATGTACTATAGCTACAATGACTTCTTAATGGGAAAATTAATGGACATGTTTCCTTTGTCTGAGCTTATGGAATATCTTGAGGCCTCCGAAGTTGCTCGACCCCTTACTATTAGGACAAACACCCTAAAAACGAGGAGAAGGGATTTGGCAGCTGCCCTTATTAATCGAGGTGTCAACTTGGATCCCCTAGGGAAGTGGACAAAAGTAGGTTTGGTCATTTATAGCTCACAGGTTCCATTGGGCGCTACACCCGAATATCTGGCTGGTCATTATATGATTCAAGGAGCCTCGTCCATGCTGCCAGTAATGGCATTGGCCCCACAAGAAAATGAAAGAATTCTTGACATGTGTTCAGCGCCCGGCGGTAAGGGCTCCCATATAGCAGCGGTTATGAAAAATACGGGTGTATTATTTGCCAACGACGCCAACAAAGATCGCATTAAAGCCGTTGTGGCAAATTTCCATCGACTGGGCGTTGTAAATTCCATAGTCTCTTGCGAAGACGGTGCCAAATTTAGACAAATAATGACAGGGTTCGATAGAATACTTTTGGATGCTCCCTGTACTGGTACAGGTGTTGTGTCAAAAGATCCGAGTGTCAAAACTACCAAGTGTGCCGTAGATGTACAGAGATGCTATAATTTGCAGCGAAAACTTTTGCTCACCGCCATTGATTGCACAGACGCAAAATCATCATCGGGCGGTTATATAGTTTATTCAACATGTTCCGTGTTGCCCGAGGAGAATGAGTGGGTAATTGATTACGTGCTAAAGAAACGTAATGTGAAATTGGTACCCACTGGCCTCGATTTTGGCGTCGAAGGCTTCACCAAATATCGCCAATATCGTTTCCATCCATCTTTAAATTTGACTAGGCGTTACTATCCACATACTCACAATATGGATGGTTTCTTTGTTGCCAAGCTTAAGAAGTTCTCCAACACAATACCAGTAAGCAAGGAGCAACAAGAAGAAGATGAGAAACAACTAGACGATGGCATTGCTACGGCAAACGAGGATAATGTCACACTTCTAAATGCTGACGATCAGGAAAATGAGGATGGCAAGAACAAAAAATCCGGCAAACGGGCGGGCAAACCTGTACTAAGTGACTACGATTTAGCCGCAAAGAAACAGAAATTGGAGCAAAGCAAAACTAAATACATAGCCAAGGTATTTGAACCGCCTGTTAAAGTGCCGAAAAAGAAGAACGAATCGCCAGTACAGGAGCAACAAAAGAAAGACGGTAAAGGCAAAGACAACAGTACAGAGGCAATTTCAACGGAAAAAGGGAAATTAAAATCAGTAGAAAAGGTTCTTGTTGGCGATAAACAAAAGCCGTcagaaaaacaattaaagaatAAAAATCAGACGGAGAATAAGCAGCAACACCAGGAAAAACAAAAGCTGCCAAATGAGAAGAAAGTATTGGCAGAGAAGAATAAACAACAAAAGTCTGGAAAAAAACAACCTGTCGAAACACCTaaggaaaaaaatcaacaaagcgGCAAACCATCAGAACAGAAACCAcagaataaaaagaaattaaaaaaagaccAAACAACAAATGGTCACTTTTTAGcttcacaaaataaaaattcgacCTCAAAAGATATCGACCACGACTCTTCCTCTTTGCTGGAAGGCAAAcctattaaacaaaataaacttAAACAAAAGTCTAAGCAAATGGGCAAACTAAAGAAGAATTAA
- the LOC106083749 gene encoding diacylglycerol kinase epsilon isoform X1, whose protein sequence is MELISFDLSLEALIGSLFALGALFAFCRSLLLEDVICIPGKSKHGWKSIKILDRASYCNVCEILLTPSAGVFCDCCGICSHASRPCTRKADKLFKCKEKWIHNESAMRHLWVKGNLPLSAVCDECGEDVEDVGLSGWRCAWCQRCYHTNCYKKIDVRGECDLGEFSDMIFPPYTIVAARTRESMRLHLAGIKPPCIENWEPLIVIANTKSGSSTGADVVSLLRGYLHPLQVMELGSRGPQDAMQWAAKASPRPCRILVAGGDGTIGWVLNTMYTLNIKPMPSIAIMPLGTGNDLSRVLGWGAEPPSTLDPLEILRNIKKARSINLDRFSLQIEKVHYRLPIQRHPMKTINVYNYFSMGVDALVTYNFHKTRESRFYVLSSRIFNKLIYFGFGTQQIVQRDCEGLEKKIELYLDNRLVRLPELQSIVFLNIDSWGAGCKLCELSNNDDESPKLVNSISDGAMEIFGIVSSFHIAQLQCGISKPIRIGQAKNIRLVIKTTCPMQADGEPWMQAPAELHISSRGQVRMLKMES, encoded by the exons ATGGAGCTGATATCATTCGATTTAAGTTTGGAGGCTTTAATTGGATCACTGTTCGCTTTGGGAGCACTTTTTGCATTTTGCCGTAGCTTGTTGTTAGAAGATGTAATATGCATTCCTGGCAAAAGTAAACATGGTTGGAAGTCGATTAAGATCCTAGATAGA GCATCTTACTGCAACGTTTGTGAAATATTATTGACTCCTTCTGCTGGAGTCTTCTGTGATTGCTGTGGCATTTGCTCGCATGCCTCACGTCCATGTACACGTAAAGCTGATAAGCTCTTTAAGTGCAAGGAGAAATGGATACATAATGAGAGTGCCATGCGCCATCTGTGGGTAAAAGGCAATCTGCCTTTAAGTGCTGTATGCGATGAATGTGGTGAGGATGTGGAAGATGTAGGATTAAGCGGTTGGCGTTGCGCCTGGTGCCAACGATGTTATCACACTAACTGTTATAAAAAGATTGATGTTCGTGGCGAATGTGATCTAGGGGAATTTAGTGACATGATTTTTCCACCATATACAATTGTGGCCGCCAGGACACGCGAATCAATGCGCCTCCATTTAGCAGGAATTAAACCACCTTGTATTGAAAATTGGGAACCTTTAATTGTGATTGCCAACACCAAATCTGGAAGCAGCACAGGAGCAGATGTTGTGTCGCTATTAAGAGGTTATTTGCATCCATTGCAAGTTATGGAGCTGGGATCCCGCGGGCCTCAAGATGCTATGCAGTGGGCTGCAAAAGCAAGTCCAAGACCTTGCCGCATTCTGGTTGCAGGGGGAGATGGTACAATTGGTTGGGTGCTAAATACCATGTACACGCTGAACATAAAG CCTATGCCTTCCATAGCCATAATGCCGTTGGGTACTGGCAATGATTTGTCAcgagttttggggtggggagcAGAACCGCCATCGactcttgatcctctagaaatATTAAGAAAT ATTAAGAAAGCCCGATCTATAAATCTGGATCGTTTTTCGTTGCAAATTGAAAAAGTTCACTACCGTCTACCCATACAAAGGCATCCCATGAAAACTATAAATGTTTACAACTACTTTAGCATGGGAGTTGATGCTTTGGTTACTTATAATTTCCACAAAACTCGTGAATCTAGATTTTATGTTCTAAGTAGTCGAATTTTTAATAAG TTAATTTACTTTGGTTTTGGCACCCAACAAATAGTTCAACGTGATTGCGAGGGTTTGgaaaagaaaatcgaattatATTTGGATAATCGTTTGGTTCGACTACCAGAGCTACAATCTATTGTTTTTCTCAACATTGATTCCTGGGGAGCCGGCTGTAAATTGTGTG AGTTAAGCAACAATGATGATGAATCTCCAAAATTGGTTAATTCGATCTCAGATGGTGCAATGGAAATCTTTGGAATTGTCTCTTCATTTCACATAGCCCAGTTGCAGTGCGGCATTAGCAAACCCATAAGAATAGGTCAAGCAAAAAACATAAGG CTTGTTATTAAAACCACTTGTCCAATGCAAGCTGATGGCGAGCCTTGGATGCAAGCGCCAGCTGAGCTACATATTTCATCGCGAGGACAAGTTCGTATGCTGAAAATGGAATCTTGA
- the LOC106083749 gene encoding diacylglycerol kinase epsilon isoform X2 encodes MVTALAYHLVCTYASYCNVCEILLTPSAGVFCDCCGICSHASRPCTRKADKLFKCKEKWIHNESAMRHLWVKGNLPLSAVCDECGEDVEDVGLSGWRCAWCQRCYHTNCYKKIDVRGECDLGEFSDMIFPPYTIVAARTRESMRLHLAGIKPPCIENWEPLIVIANTKSGSSTGADVVSLLRGYLHPLQVMELGSRGPQDAMQWAAKASPRPCRILVAGGDGTIGWVLNTMYTLNIKPMPSIAIMPLGTGNDLSRVLGWGAEPPSTLDPLEILRNIKKARSINLDRFSLQIEKVHYRLPIQRHPMKTINVYNYFSMGVDALVTYNFHKTRESRFYVLSSRIFNKLIYFGFGTQQIVQRDCEGLEKKIELYLDNRLVRLPELQSIVFLNIDSWGAGCKLCELSNNDDESPKLVNSISDGAMEIFGIVSSFHIAQLQCGISKPIRIGQAKNIRLVIKTTCPMQADGEPWMQAPAELHISSRGQVRMLKMES; translated from the exons ATGGTTACTGCCCTCGCTTACCACttagtatgtacatat GCATCTTACTGCAACGTTTGTGAAATATTATTGACTCCTTCTGCTGGAGTCTTCTGTGATTGCTGTGGCATTTGCTCGCATGCCTCACGTCCATGTACACGTAAAGCTGATAAGCTCTTTAAGTGCAAGGAGAAATGGATACATAATGAGAGTGCCATGCGCCATCTGTGGGTAAAAGGCAATCTGCCTTTAAGTGCTGTATGCGATGAATGTGGTGAGGATGTGGAAGATGTAGGATTAAGCGGTTGGCGTTGCGCCTGGTGCCAACGATGTTATCACACTAACTGTTATAAAAAGATTGATGTTCGTGGCGAATGTGATCTAGGGGAATTTAGTGACATGATTTTTCCACCATATACAATTGTGGCCGCCAGGACACGCGAATCAATGCGCCTCCATTTAGCAGGAATTAAACCACCTTGTATTGAAAATTGGGAACCTTTAATTGTGATTGCCAACACCAAATCTGGAAGCAGCACAGGAGCAGATGTTGTGTCGCTATTAAGAGGTTATTTGCATCCATTGCAAGTTATGGAGCTGGGATCCCGCGGGCCTCAAGATGCTATGCAGTGGGCTGCAAAAGCAAGTCCAAGACCTTGCCGCATTCTGGTTGCAGGGGGAGATGGTACAATTGGTTGGGTGCTAAATACCATGTACACGCTGAACATAAAG CCTATGCCTTCCATAGCCATAATGCCGTTGGGTACTGGCAATGATTTGTCAcgagttttggggtggggagcAGAACCGCCATCGactcttgatcctctagaaatATTAAGAAAT ATTAAGAAAGCCCGATCTATAAATCTGGATCGTTTTTCGTTGCAAATTGAAAAAGTTCACTACCGTCTACCCATACAAAGGCATCCCATGAAAACTATAAATGTTTACAACTACTTTAGCATGGGAGTTGATGCTTTGGTTACTTATAATTTCCACAAAACTCGTGAATCTAGATTTTATGTTCTAAGTAGTCGAATTTTTAATAAG TTAATTTACTTTGGTTTTGGCACCCAACAAATAGTTCAACGTGATTGCGAGGGTTTGgaaaagaaaatcgaattatATTTGGATAATCGTTTGGTTCGACTACCAGAGCTACAATCTATTGTTTTTCTCAACATTGATTCCTGGGGAGCCGGCTGTAAATTGTGTG AGTTAAGCAACAATGATGATGAATCTCCAAAATTGGTTAATTCGATCTCAGATGGTGCAATGGAAATCTTTGGAATTGTCTCTTCATTTCACATAGCCCAGTTGCAGTGCGGCATTAGCAAACCCATAAGAATAGGTCAAGCAAAAAACATAAGG CTTGTTATTAAAACCACTTGTCCAATGCAAGCTGATGGCGAGCCTTGGATGCAAGCGCCAGCTGAGCTACATATTTCATCGCGAGGACAAGTTCGTATGCTGAAAATGGAATCTTGA
- the LOC106083751 gene encoding nascent polypeptide-associated complex subunit alpha, which translates to MPELTEIKSDAPTTSTAPAAEAKPTQDVRVEDDASDSDSEDTIPELEDAGAGATQLGGGATGLPIDLVSKAKQSRGEKKARKIMLKLGLKQIQGVNRVTIRKSKNILFVINNPDVYKNPHSDTYIVFGEAKIEDLSQQAQVAAAEKFKAPEGASAADTIGTTSSVAPIAEEDEEEVDETGVDEKDIELVINQANTTRAKAIKALKNNNNDIVNAIMELTML; encoded by the coding sequence ATGCCAGAACTTACTGAAATCAAGTCTGATGCCCCCACTACCTCTACTGCTCCAGCTGCTGAAGCAAAACCCACTCAGGATGTTCGTGTAGAAGATGATGCTAGTGACAGCGACTCTGAGGATACCATTCCCGAGTTGGAAGATGCTGGTGCTGGTGCCACCCAATTGGGAGGCGGTGCCACCGGTTTGCCCATCGATCTCGTGTCCAAGGCCAAGCAGTCTCGCGGCGAAAAGAAGGCCCGTAAGATCATGTTGAAATTGGGCTTGAAGCAGATCCAAGGTGTCAACCGTGTTACCATTCGCAAATCCAAGAACATCTTGTTTGTCATCAACAATCCCGATGTATACAAGAACCCCCACAGTGACACATACATTGTGTTCGGTGAGGCCAAGATCGAGGACTTGTCGCAACAGGCTCAAGTAGCTGCTGCCGAGAAATTCAAGGCTCCCGAAGGTGCAAGTGCCGCCGATACCATTGGCACCACCTCGTCCGTTGCCCCCATTGCCGAAGAAGACGAAGAGGAAGTCGATGAGACCGGAGTTGATGAGAAGGATATTGAGCTGGTTATCAATCAAGCCAATACTACCCGCGCCAAGGCAATCAAGGCCCTtaagaataataataatgacATTGTCAATGCCATTATGGAGCTGACGATGCTTTAA